A region from the Brevinematales bacterium genome encodes:
- a CDS encoding glycine--tRNA ligase subunit alpha, with protein MYFQEVLMTLKKFWAEKGCVIREGWDVEVGAGTFNPDTFLRVLGKKPWNVAYVEPCRRPTDGRYGQNPNRLGFYYQFQVIMKPSPIDIQEMYLESLERLGINTKEHDIRFVHDDWESPTLGAWGLGWEVWLDGMEITQFTYFQSVGGIDLDPIPVEITYGSERITMYLQDVDNVFDLMWNENVKYGDLQKYFEYEYSVYNFEFANTELYFELFNKFENEAKKLIERKLIFPAYDFVMKCSHIFNTLDARNAISITERANYISRVRELASLSAKLWNELQ; from the coding sequence ATGTATTTTCAAGAAGTTTTGATGACACTCAAAAAATTTTGGGCTGAAAAAGGATGTGTAATAAGAGAGGGGTGGGATGTTGAGGTAGGAGCTGGAACATTTAATCCTGATACCTTCTTGAGAGTTTTAGGCAAGAAACCTTGGAATGTTGCCTATGTCGAACCATGTAGGAGACCTACTGATGGTAGATATGGGCAAAACCCAAATAGACTTGGTTTTTATTATCAATTTCAGGTTATTATGAAGCCTTCTCCTATAGATATCCAAGAGATGTATCTCGAAAGTTTAGAAAGACTTGGAATAAATACAAAAGAACATGATATAAGGTTTGTTCATGATGATTGGGAATCTCCTACACTTGGGGCTTGGGGATTAGGATGGGAAGTTTGGTTGGATGGTATGGAGATAACGCAGTTTACCTACTTTCAATCAGTAGGTGGTATTGATCTCGATCCTATACCTGTTGAGATTACATATGGTTCAGAGAGAATTACTATGTATCTTCAGGATGTTGACAATGTATTTGATCTTATGTGGAATGAGAATGTCAAGTATGGTGATTTGCAAAAATACTTTGAGTATGAATACTCTGTTTATAATTTTGAATTTGCCAATACTGAGCTGTATTTTGAGTTATTCAACAAGTTCGAGAATGAGGCTAAAAAACTAATTGAAAGAAAACTCATATTCCCTGCTTATGACTTTGTTATGAAATGTTCTCATATTTTTAATACACTTGATGCAAGAAATGCTATAAGTATTACCGAGAGAGCTAATTACATATCAAGGGTTAGAGAATTAGCATCATTGTCTGCTAAGCTTTGGAATGAGCTACAATAA